Proteins encoded in a region of the Neodiprion virginianus isolate iyNeoVirg1 chromosome 2, iyNeoVirg1.1, whole genome shotgun sequence genome:
- the LOC124299012 gene encoding uncharacterized protein C1orf158 homolog, translated as MEAMNFKPEGSVISIHPLIITKKDSNRVPKISERIYRPGVLEGNWFEDSVPVTPVAKDQWASLYETSYRPYKTELLTRPKFEAWKQRISTQGIGARLLIDHHGTKYHNNWTTTNDLSFKILPQGQDRPLRRTFSARCKEWLPAQDYAKVYGNMTKYGLAEFMRHKWFIESKPTRPWRTNYQDDFPNYENASSVR; from the exons ATGGAGgcaatgaatttcaaaccaGAAGGCTCTGTAATATCCATACATCCGCTAATCATTACAAAAAAAGACTCTAATCGAGTTCCAAAGATATCGGAGAGAATTTATCGGCCTGGAGTACTGGAAGGTAACTGGTTCGAAGACTCTGTACCAGTGACACCGGTGGCAAAGGACCAATGGGCTAGTTTATATGAAACTAGTTACCGACCATACAAAACCGAACTATTGACAAGACCCAAGTTTGAGGCATGGAAGCAAAGAATATCAACTCAG GGAATTGGAGCTAGACTGTTGATCGACCACCACGGAACAAAGTATCATAATAATTGGACAACGACTAATGATCTgagtttcaaaatattaccACAAGGACAGGATAGGCCTTTGCGTAGAACATTTAGTGCACG ATGCAAAGAATGGCTACCTGCTCAAGACTATGCTAAAGTCTATGGTAATATGACAAAATATGGGTTGGCTGAATTCATGAGACATAAATGGTTTATTGAAAGTAAGCCGACACGCCCTTGGCGCActaattatcaagatgattttCCTAATTATGAGAATGCATCATCTGTTCGGTAA
- the LOC124298998 gene encoding uncharacterized protein LOC124298998 produces MYLDDYFVLTSFAGVFFTLIITCLTVIQKLKNRWPVKVNCWFCNNDSKICRQQRDWWLCPFCEQHNGFTENGDYNYDIPEQHKGLTKNSVRYCELSTQKESSKKSSLCSRCNRNEEIKMLHLANFEPSSNKKYDHELAVLKHKLEEKYKLCQKCSKVVEGVLSKQALWLLQYKMAFFKNKPIQHIINNARKWERVFRILLTILNSAMLFDATFWPLPIAGLLLQLGACITTPANKKNLDTLIAFFWIFIIILMPFSELKLLKIHLKNEYFTVEYITQFHVIMGLTVIIGFMNLRSSSFTVPVKSNVALKKLESPNSKKIQPECVGTTAARMTPFVEEKCIKNENVDIKQCRSPVNITNLLMTPVSVETPMPIKPTIFMQDSATFRHDSIGKTSSSKIYRAQQYSSTSNLNGSSIKSLDDKNSLNESLSTLSSLSLSNSDRKQLSKTPKIFQTKVYDSPSPDLFSKMNRSPNRKFFLSPPKLKSVTQTSWVAGGYWQAGMNAATLSRSSSQSSGFGSTGSNFVPSREPSIYNDLDRYSAVSDMTQCCHMSRHNSINSITSCCRQDSAFLFQRPDSPVFSQFPKIPQDTNLIQNSGPSQNFHTSNLFQNHPSVANGNHNNNNNNSNNHNHIQDVPMQTIHTTVLTSPVWLPALLCGSLIFNMVVLCTTLLR; encoded by the exons atgtatttagaTGATTATTTTGTACTTACGTCTTTTGCTGGCGTCTTTTTTACACTGATTATCACTTGCCTCACCGTCATTCAAAAGTTGAA AAATAGGTGGCCTGTTAAAGTAAACTGCTGGTTTTGCAACaatgattcgaaaatttgtagGCAACAGAGAGATTGGTGGCTATGTCCATTTTGTGAGCAGCACAATGGATTTACAGAG AATGGTGACTACAATTACGATATACCTGAACAACACAAAGGTCTGACGAAGAACTCAGTAAGATATTGCGAGTTGTCTACTCAGAAGGAATCTTCAAAAAAAAGTAGTCTTTGTTCAAGATGTAACAGAAATGAAGAGATTAAAATGTTACATCTAGCTAATTTCGAACCTTCTTCCAATAAAAAATACGACCATGAACTTGCGGTATTGAAACATAAATTGGAGGAAAAGTACAAGTTATGCCAAAAGTGTTCCAAAGTTGTTGAAGGTGTTCTAAGTAAACAGGCATTGTGGCTTTTACAATATAAGATGGcatttttcaagaataaaCCTATTCAGCATATCATCAAT AATGCAAGAAAATGGGAACGTGTATTCCGAATTCTTTTAACAATATTGAATTCAGCAATGTTATTTGACGCCACCTTTTGGCCGCTTCCAATTGCAGGACTGTTGCTGCAGTTGGGTGCTTGCATTACAACTCCtgccaataaaaaaaacttggataCGCTGATAgcatttttttggatttttattatcattttaatGCCCTTTTCAGAACtaaaactgttgaaaattcatttaaaaaatgaatattttactgTAGAATATATCACGCAATTTCATGTG ATAATGGGATTAACTGTGATAATTGGTTTCATGAATTTGAGATCTAGTTCGTTCACTGTTCCAGTGAAATCGAATGTTGCTTTGAAGAAACTAGAATCACCTAACAGTAAAAAGATCCAACCAGAATGTGTCGGAACAACTGCTGCAAGGATGACACCATTTGtcgaagaaaaatgtattaaaaatgaaaatgtagaTATTAAACAGTGCCGATCACCTGttaatattacaaatttattgatGACACCTGTGTCTGTTGAAACGCCAATGCCCATCAAGCCAACTATATTTATGCAAGACTCAGC gACGTTCCGACACGACTCCATAGGAAAAACATCATCCAGTAAAATTTATCGTGCGCAGCAGTATTCAAGTACATCAAATTTGAATGGTTCTTCAATTAAATCTCTGGACGACAAAAATTCTCTCAACGAAAGCCTAAGCACATTGAGTTCTCTCTCATTGAGTAATAGTGATCGCAAACAATTATCTAAAactccgaaaatatttcaaactaaaGTCTATGATAGTCCAAGTCCCGATTTATTTAGTAAAATGAACAGATCACcaaacagaaaatttttcctaaGTCCCCCAAAACTTAAATCCGTTACACAAACGTCTTGGGTAGCCGGTGGTTATTGGCAGGCGGGTATGAATGCCGCAACACTATCTAGGTCGTCTAGTCAAAGTTCTGGATTTGGTTCGACAGGCTCAAATTTTGTCCCATCCAGAGAACCTTCTATATACAATGATTTAGATCGTTATTCTGCTGTCTCAGATATGACGCAGTGTTGCCACATGTCGAGGCATAACAGCATCAATTCAATCACGTCCTGCTGCCGTCAAGATtctgcatttttatttcaaagacCTGATAGTCCTGTCTTTTCTCAGTTTCCAAAAATACCGCAAGATACAAACTTAATTCAGAACAGTGGCCcgtctcaaaattttcataccagtaatctttttcaaaatcatccTTCTGTGGCAAATGGAAAtcataacaacaacaataataatagtaataatcaTAACCATATCCAAGATGTACCGATGCAAACTATTCACACGACTGTTCTAACTAGTCCAGTCTGGCTACCTGCCTTACTATGCGGTTctttaatatttaatatggTAGTCTTGTGCACTACACTTCTACGTTAA
- the LOC124299011 gene encoding uncharacterized protein LOC124299011 yields MRTKGLLFFLICIVGSSILFVALSNQRPSIQTLVTETHKQLRSFQENLKDVEEKRLVTDSKYLVLLGLDHEINTTPIVPSQNVTIVTLLRPGSEQQIYGFVKNVTHFLPNYNIVIYSVGLNDEVLLNAKSTCNSSKCSVVQFDLSPYPAHTEDDRLHVYRPLVIQTALNTLGNIFYMDSNVRLNSSEISAYLFPKYGFLTWPTKHATSSLTHPKMYEYFHASAESFFFLPLIRASYLVISNTRKIRENVMLPWVQCALTRDCICPIGAQSAGCRFNKKPQYRYSGCHAYDTSALNIVLGLYFKFDDTCYIHQSKKTFFNTIQSEEVIEEYLAITKQNNVTESNIKNFISTEH; encoded by the exons ATGCGGACCAAAGGTCTACTCTTCTTTCTCATTTGCATTGTCGGCAGTAGTATTCTTTTCGTCGCTCTCAGTAATCAGCGACCATCGATACAAACTTTAGTCACCGAAACACACAAACAACTACGAAGTTTTCAG GAAAACTTGAAAGATGTGGAAGAAAAACGGCTGGTTACTGATTCGAAGTATCTTGTATTGCTTGGCTTGGACCATGAAATCAACACTACTCCAATTGTGCCCAGTCAAAACGTAACCATTGTTACACTGCTGCGTCCTGGTAGCGAGCAGCAAATATATGGTTTCGTCAAAAATGTTACCCactttttgccaaattacaaTATCGTGATATACAGTGTTGGACTGAATGATGAGGTATTACTGAATGCTAAGTCAACTTGCAACAGCAGCAAGTGTAGCGTAGTCCAGTTTGATTTGAGCCCTTACCCCGCTCATACAGAAGACGATAGATTGCACGTTTACAGGCCTTTGGTTAtacag ACAGCCCTAAATACACttggaaatatattttacatggATTCAAATGTGCGTTTGAATTCGTCCGAGATATCAGCGTATTTGTTTCCAAAATATGGGTTTCTCACATGGCCAACAAAACACGCAACAAGTTCCTTGACCCATCCAAAGATGTACGAGTATTTTCATGCCTCTGCTGAAAGCTTCTTTTTCCTACCTTTGATAAGGGCTTCGTACTTAGTTATTAGTAACACCAGAAAAATAAGGGAAAATGTGATGTTACCATGGGTACAGTGTGCTTTAACAAGGGACTGCATATGCCCCATAG GTGCTCAATCAGCTGGCTGTAGATTCAATAAAAAGCCCCAGTATCGTTACTCCGGTTGTCACGCGTACGACACATCAGCATTGAACATAGTGCTTGGgctttattttaaatttgatgATACTTGTTACATCCATCAAAGTAAAAAgacttttttcaacacaatCCAATCAGAAGAAGTCATAGAGGAATATTTGGCGATAACAAAACAGAACAATGTTACAGAAAGTAATATCAAAAACTTCATTTCTACCGAGCattaa